A genome region from Oenanthe melanoleuca isolate GR-GAL-2019-014 chromosome 14, OMel1.0, whole genome shotgun sequence includes the following:
- the LYRM1 gene encoding LYR motif-containing protein 1: protein MTAATRQEVLGLYRKVLQIAKNWQSASGQIEETLREKEYIRNEARTLFRKNKNVTDPELIKQCIEECEARIEIGLHYNIPYPRPIHLPPMGLAHKQGRALRHQEKLRKISKPIYLKSHDEVS from the exons ATGACAGCAGCAACTCGACAAGAAGTTCTTGGCCTGTACCGCAAGGTTCTGCAAATAGCCAAAAACTGGCAGTCAGCATCAGGACAGATAGAGGAAACCCTGAGAGAGAAAGAGTACATTAGAAATGAAGCCAGAACATTATTCCGAAAAAACAAAAAC GTAACAGATCCAGAGCTGATTAAGCAGTGCATAGAAGAATGTGAGGCAAGAATAGAAATTGGACTTCACTATAACATCCCTTACCCGAGACCT atcCACCTGCCTCCTATGGGCCTTGCCCATAAACAAGGCCGTGCCCTGCGAcaccaggaaaagctgaggaagaTTTCTAAGCCCATATACCTGAAATCCCATGATGAAGTTTCATAA